The Metabacillus schmidteae nucleotide sequence AATTCATGGACAAATAATAGAAGATTTAAGAAAAAGGAATAACTCAAATAATGACCTTGCAAAAGATGCTTAATTATCTAGAGAAAATATAATAACTCACATGCAACTAGAATAAAGAAAGAGGAGAAAAGAAATTATGAGAATTTTATTTTTAGATTTAGATTCAGTAAGCCCACGTCATCTAGGATGCTACGGTTATCACCGTAATACATCACCAAATATTGATAAAATTGCAGAAAAAGGCGTTCGTTTTAATAATTACTATACTTCAGATGCACCGTGTGCTCCATCTAGAACTGCATTGATGTCAGGTCAATTTGGGATTCGTAATGGTTTAGTAGGCCATGGGGGAACAGCTGGTGATATGAAACTTGAAGGAGTTAATCGTAACCTTTTTGGTCGATTATCAGTTGGGGGATCTCTTCCTTCTTTCTTACAATTAGGAGCAGGATTAAATACAACTTTAATTAGTCCATTCCCTCAGAGACATGCAACATATAATTTTTATGCCGGTTTTAACGAAATTATTAATACTGGTAAGTTTGGAATGGAATCAGCTGAACAAGTTTCACCTGTTGTAACAGATTGGTTAGATAGAAATGCAGAAAAAGATGACTGGTTACTTTACGTAAATTACTGGGATGCACATACACCATATCGTGCACCTGAGAGTTTTGGTAATCCTTTTGCTGAAGAGCCGCTACCAGAATGGGCAAATGAAGAAACATTAGAAAAGCACAAGGAAGCTGTGGGCCCACATACAGTACACGAATTAGTTATTGATCATAACGGAAATACGTATACGAATGTAGAAAGTGAGAAATTCCCAAGAAGTCCTGGTGAAATCAAAAACATGGACGATTTAAGAGCGATGATTGATGGTTATGACTGTGGTATTCGATACCTTGATGATCATGTCGGCAGACTCTTTGCCTTGTTACAAGAAAAGGGGATTCTGGAAGACACGATTATCATTATCTCTGCTGATCATGGTGAGAATATGGGTCAATTAGGAATTTATGGAGAGCATGGTACAGCTGATGACGGAACATGCCGCATTCCAATGATTATTTCTTGGCCTGGTATGCAACAAGGTATTGTTGATGATGGATTGCATTACCACTTAGATTTACCTGTTACACTTGCAGAAATGCTTGAGCTACCGGCTTCACCAGATTGGGATGGAAAAAGTTATGCCTCTGTATTAACAGAAGGAAAAGATTGTGGACGCGACTACCTAGTTGTGTCTCAATGTGCCCACGTTGCACAACGTAGTGTACGTTTCGGCGATTGGTTATATATGAGAACATACCATGATGGATATCATTTATTTGATAAAGAAATGCTATTTAATCTTAAAGAGGATCCAAGAGAAGAAAACAATGTTGCAGAACAAAACAAAAATATTTGTATGGAAGGAACATACTACTTACATGAATGGCATGATGAAATGATGCTCAAATCGGGTGATGACGTTGATCCTCTATGGACTGTGATGAAGGAAGGCGGGCCATACCATGCGAAGGGATACCTTAAAAACTATGGAGAAAGACTTGTTCAAACTGGAAGAGAACATCAATTTAATGAGTTGAAACAAAAACATCCTAGTGAGTTTCCTGAAGAAATTGATGAAGCCAGAATTGCGTTTACTAGAAAGATGATGAGTAACTTATTTTAAATAAAAAAAGGATTATTATACCTTAGTTTAGTATTTTACTAGACTAAGGTATAATTTATTTATGAAAAATATAAAAAATGACTAGAGATCATTATTAATTTGTTTTTTCGAATTAGAAAGGAGGAATAGTAGTGGAAAAGGTGCAAAAATCTTGTTGTAGTGTAAGTCGAAGCACAAGTGAAGAACAGGTAGAAAGTAAAACTCCTAAAATAAAACAAAATGGAATCGATACATCACACTTTGTTCATATAAAAGGTGGAGAGTTTCTGATGGGAACTGATACAAAAGAGAGTTTTCCAGCTGATGGTGAAGGTCCTATCCGCAATGTTAAAATAAATGAATTTTACATTTCTCCGTATACTGTTACAAATCAAGATTTTAAAGCATTTGTTGATGCAACAGGCTACAAAACAGAGGCAGAGGTATTTGGATGGTCGTTTGTTTTTCACTTATTAGCATCCAAAAAAACAAAAGATCAAGTTCGCCAATTTCCACAAGGATTACCTTGGTGGCTACCTGTAGAAGGTGCTTATTGGAATAAACCAGAAGGGCCCGATTCTTCTATAAATGATAGAATGAACCATCCTGTAACACATGTTTCATGGAATGATGCCAACGCTTATTGCAAGTGGTCAGGTACGAGGCTACCAACAGAAGCAGAGTGGGAGTATGCTGCTCGTGGTGGGCTAATTCAAAAAACTTATCCCTGGGGAGATGTGCTAGAACCGGAGGGGGAGCATCGATGTAATATTTGGCAAGGGACATTCCCAAATGTAAACAGTGCTGATGACGGATATATTGGTACAGCACCAGTGGACACTTATGAGCCAAATGGTTATGGATTATACAATGTGTCAGGTAATGTGTGGGAATGGTGCAGTGATTGGTTTACACCAAAGTATCATACTCAGACAAATAATAGGGATCCGAGGTATACAAAACCAACCGGGAAACGATCCATGCGTGGCGGGTCATTTCTTTGTCACATATCTTACTGCAATAGATACCGCGTAGCTGCAAGAAGTTCTAATACTCCTGATAGTTCTACAAGTAATTGTGGTTTTCGTGTTGTGTTGAACTAGCCAAGAATTATTTTATACGTTAACAACGAAAAAGAATCTACCAACCTTATATATCACAGGTTGGTAGATTCTTTTTCGTTTTAAATGGAAGTGAAGTAAAACACTAAATATTCTGAAAAAATGTACATGAAATCATAATATCGTACATGGACCATTAGTCATGAAGACAACTATAATTAGCAACAACAAGGTGTTTAAGCGCTTACATACCTTGTGAGAAAAAATCAAAGGGGAGAAATTACACGATGAAAAAAAAGTGGTTGATATTGCTATTGTGTGTTTTATTCGTTTTTTCTCTAACTGCTTGTACGTCATCAAGTGAAGAAACAGGTGGAAATGACGGAGAAAAGGATGGCAAAGTTGTTTTACGTGTGATGGATTGGAGTGACAGTACGAAAGATATCCGTGAGGAATTCCATAAACAGTTCATGGAAAAATATCCCGATATCAAAGTGGAATATACACAACTTACAATTGATCAATATAAAAATACTATTTTAACAGCTGTAAACTCTGGAGAGGCACCGGATTTGTTTCCTGTTCCATCAGGAATGAAGCTTTCAACATTGGTAAAAGATGGTTGGTATCAATCGCTTGAACCATATATTGACGATGAATTTAAAAATATTTTTGTAGAAGGTACATTCCAAAATGGAATTACCATGGTTGATGGTGAGGTTTATTCAATCCCAGAAACAGCCTATGTACCTAGCAGTCTAATCTTCTATAACAAAAAGTTATTTAAAGAGGCAGGCTTAGATCCTGAGCAACCACCTAAAACTTATTCAGAATATAGAGAAGCTGCAAAGAAAATAACAGAAGCTGGTAAAGGAAAATATTACGGAATCATTGAAGGTGGAAAACAAAGTAATCGCTGGATGGAGACTGTAAGAGACTGGTCATCACTAGACGGAAGTGGAATAAACGCAAATTCACCTATTAGTCTAGCAACAAATGAGACAACGTATGATAGTGAACCTGTTCTAAATATATTTAACCTTTTTAATGATATTAAGGAAGATGGGAGTTTCCATCCGAAGACGATGAACATTTCTGCGCCAGAGGCGAGAGCGTTATTTGGACAAGGACAAGCAGGATTTATTGTGCAAGGAGCTTGGTGCATTGGTGTTTGGAACAAAGAAAATCCTGATCTAGAGTATGGAGTTATGGCACCTCCAGTTCCTGATTCGGGAAAAAAAGGTTCATTACCAATTTTAAGTAATTCAGCATGGATGGGCTTATCAGCTACATCAGAACATCAAGAAGAAGCAGCGTTATATCTCAAGGAATTTTATGGTGGAGACTATTTTCAACAGGAACAAGTAAAGAAGGGTGGAGCATTCTCGATTGTAAAAGGAATTAATGAAGAATATATCAAAGTTGAGCAATTACAACAGTATTATGATATATCTCAAGAGTTTGGACGTGTAATTCCTAATCCAAGTGTCAAAAACCCAAATACATCAGCGGTATTTGCTGAGTTTAAAGATGTGAGTCCAAATGTTGGTGAAATTCTTGGTGGAGTGGTAGCTGGTGCTGTATCAGATTTTGAAGGTGAGTTAAGTAGGTACTCAGAACAATTAGGAACAGCTTGGAACAATGCACTTACGACAGCAAGTGAAAAAGGAATAGAAGTGGAAAAATCAGATTTTGAATTTCCTAATTGGGATCCATTGGAAAATTACACTGAAGAGGATTATGCAGAACTAAAATAAATTCAATTAAAGGCGGGTTTATTAGAAGATATACTCGCCTTTAATTTGTAAAGAAAGAAGGGATAAGATGAACAATACAGATACAGTACTTTCTACCAAAACAGTTAAAAAAGTTCGAAAGGGATCACTATCTAGAAAAACGAACTTGTGGTGCTGGCTTTTTATTTTGCCAAATCTAATTTTTTATGCACTTTTCCAAGGTTGGCCAATTATTGTTAACTGGTACTATGCGACGTTAGACTGGTCAGGATTAAGTTCGAATGTAGCTTTCGTAGGCCTTGAGAATTTTAAAGAGGTCATAAAAGACCCTCACTTTTGGAATGCATATAAAAATAGTTTTGTTTTCATGGTAGGTGCAGTACCATTACTACTTATTCTTGCATTGTTCATTGCACTTATCTTAAATAATCCTAAGCTCCGATTTGCAAGTGCATATCGTACTCTTTTCTTTATTCCTGTTGTTACAACTGCCTCAATTGTTGGGATTATTATGGTTTATATTTGGGGTTCAGATGGTGCTGTGAATTATGCTTTAATGAAACTAAATTTAATAGATCAACCAGTTAACTGGTTAAGTGATGCGAAAATGGCGATGACAACTGTTATTCTAATCTATGTATGGAAGAATCTTGGAATGAACATGATCTATTGGTTAGCAGGACTTCAAAGCATACCTAAAGAACTGTATGAGGCAGCAAAAGTAGATGGTGCGGGACATGTAAAAACATTCTTTTATATTACGCTCCCACAACTTATTCCAATTGGTGTTGTAATACTTTTATTGAATGTAGCAGGTTCTTTAAAAGTATTTGATTTAATCAAGACAATGACTGACGGAGGACCATTTTTTGCAACGGATGTTGTATCAACCTATATATACCGTTATGCATTTTCGAGTGAAATGGGTCTCCCAAGATTAGGTTACGCATCTGCAGCTGCGATTTTCTTTACTTTAACGATTGTGTTCATTGGCATTGCTCAAGCAATCATAAAACGTCCATTTAAACAAAATGCAAAGGGGATGGAATAATTGAGCAAATTAAGTAAAATCGTTACTCATACTACATTAATTGCTGTTTTATTTATATGGATATATCCCTTTTTGTGGATGGTTTCAGCGTCTTTCAAAAGTGATTCGGAATTCTTCTCGAAAGGGTTAAGTTTAATTCCTGAAACGTTTAATTTATCAAATTTTACACGTGCATGGGATGCAGGAAATTTTGATCGGTATTTTATTAATTCAGTCATAATAACTGTAGCGGTTATTGTAATTGTGTTATTTATAACAGCGACATGTGGTTACGCACTTGGTAGATATTCATTCCCTGGTAAAAAAATATTTATGGCTATTCTTGGAGCAAGTATATTTTTCCCTTTAGAATTTTCAATTATTCCAATCTTTCAATTGATAAAAGAAATGGGACTAATGAATTCACTTCTCGGGATCATCCTTGCAGAATCTGGTGGTGGTCACGTGTTGTTTGTATTACTTTTTGCTAGTTTCTTTAGAGCTGTGCCAAAAGAATTAGAGGAAGCATCAATAATCGATGGATGCAACTTCTTTCAAACATTCATTCACGTCATAATGCCTTTATCGAAACCGATAATTGGTAGCGTTATCATTATGCAATTTGTTTGGACATGGAATTCATTTCTTTTACCTTTAGTACTAACTCTTAGCACACCTGAGCTCAGCACATTAGCTGTTGGATTATATACGTTGCGTGGAGAAAATATTGTTGACTGGACAGGAATAGCTGCTGGTGGAACGATCGCATTAATACCAATTATTATTATTTTCTTATTCTTACAACGATATTTTGTTGATGGAATTGCAGGAGCTGTTAAAGGGTAAGATTAAATATAAGGGAGAGACCAATTTTATGAGAGTACTATTTTTAGATTTAGACTCAACAACACCAAGTCATTTAGGATGTTATGGATACCATCGTAATACTTCACCAAATATTGATAGAATTGCAAATGAAGGAATAAGATTTACAAACTATTATACTTCTGACGCTCCATGTTTACCGTCACGTACAGCCCTTATGACAGGAAAGTTAGGTATACATTCCGGAGTTGTAGGTCACGGGGGAACAGCTGCTGATGTACGTCATGAAGGAGTAGATAGACAATTTAAGGACACTCTTGCTACACAGAGTTTTCCTGCTTTATTTAGATCTTTAGGAATGAAAACGACACTTATTAGTCCATTTGCTGAGCGTCATTCTGCATGGACATTCTATGCAGGGTTCAATGAGATGCATAATACCGGAAAAAGTGGGATGGAATCTGGTGAGGAGGTAACTCCAGTCGTATTAAATTGGCTTGAGCAAAACGGTCATAAAGACAATTGGATGCTTTATGTAAACTATTGGGATCCACATACACCTTATCGAGCACCTGAGGATTTTGGAAATCCATTTAATAATGAGTCTTTACCATCGTGGTTAACCGAAGAAGTGCTTGAAAACCATAAGCAAAAAGTAGGTCCGCATAGCGTAAATGAAATAAACATGTTCAATAATCAAACAAAGCCTGAGTATCCACGATATCCAGGTGAAATTAGAGACATGGATGAGATGCGAAAAATGATTGACGGTTATGATTGTGGTGTTCGGCATATGGATAATCAGATAGGTATGATTTTTGAGCTTTTAGAAAAGCAAGGAGTTATGGAAGAAGTCATTATTATCATCTCAGCTGATCATGGTGAAAATATGGGAGAACTAGGGATATATGGAGAACATGGTACGGCTGACCAAGGAACATGCAATATCCCAATGATTATTCGTTGGCCTGGGTATCAAAAAGG carries:
- a CDS encoding sulfatase family protein, whose product is MRILFLDLDSVSPRHLGCYGYHRNTSPNIDKIAEKGVRFNNYYTSDAPCAPSRTALMSGQFGIRNGLVGHGGTAGDMKLEGVNRNLFGRLSVGGSLPSFLQLGAGLNTTLISPFPQRHATYNFYAGFNEIINTGKFGMESAEQVSPVVTDWLDRNAEKDDWLLYVNYWDAHTPYRAPESFGNPFAEEPLPEWANEETLEKHKEAVGPHTVHELVIDHNGNTYTNVESEKFPRSPGEIKNMDDLRAMIDGYDCGIRYLDDHVGRLFALLQEKGILEDTIIIISADHGENMGQLGIYGEHGTADDGTCRIPMIISWPGMQQGIVDDGLHYHLDLPVTLAEMLELPASPDWDGKSYASVLTEGKDCGRDYLVVSQCAHVAQRSVRFGDWLYMRTYHDGYHLFDKEMLFNLKEDPREENNVAEQNKNICMEGTYYLHEWHDEMMLKSGDDVDPLWTVMKEGGPYHAKGYLKNYGERLVQTGREHQFNELKQKHPSEFPEEIDEARIAFTRKMMSNLF
- a CDS encoding formylglycine-generating enzyme family protein, whose translation is MEKVQKSCCSVSRSTSEEQVESKTPKIKQNGIDTSHFVHIKGGEFLMGTDTKESFPADGEGPIRNVKINEFYISPYTVTNQDFKAFVDATGYKTEAEVFGWSFVFHLLASKKTKDQVRQFPQGLPWWLPVEGAYWNKPEGPDSSINDRMNHPVTHVSWNDANAYCKWSGTRLPTEAEWEYAARGGLIQKTYPWGDVLEPEGEHRCNIWQGTFPNVNSADDGYIGTAPVDTYEPNGYGLYNVSGNVWEWCSDWFTPKYHTQTNNRDPRYTKPTGKRSMRGGSFLCHISYCNRYRVAARSSNTPDSSTSNCGFRVVLN
- a CDS encoding ABC transporter substrate-binding protein translates to MKKKWLILLLCVLFVFSLTACTSSSEETGGNDGEKDGKVVLRVMDWSDSTKDIREEFHKQFMEKYPDIKVEYTQLTIDQYKNTILTAVNSGEAPDLFPVPSGMKLSTLVKDGWYQSLEPYIDDEFKNIFVEGTFQNGITMVDGEVYSIPETAYVPSSLIFYNKKLFKEAGLDPEQPPKTYSEYREAAKKITEAGKGKYYGIIEGGKQSNRWMETVRDWSSLDGSGINANSPISLATNETTYDSEPVLNIFNLFNDIKEDGSFHPKTMNISAPEARALFGQGQAGFIVQGAWCIGVWNKENPDLEYGVMAPPVPDSGKKGSLPILSNSAWMGLSATSEHQEEAALYLKEFYGGDYFQQEQVKKGGAFSIVKGINEEYIKVEQLQQYYDISQEFGRVIPNPSVKNPNTSAVFAEFKDVSPNVGEILGGVVAGAVSDFEGELSRYSEQLGTAWNNALTTASEKGIEVEKSDFEFPNWDPLENYTEEDYAELK
- a CDS encoding carbohydrate ABC transporter permease, which gives rise to MNNTDTVLSTKTVKKVRKGSLSRKTNLWCWLFILPNLIFYALFQGWPIIVNWYYATLDWSGLSSNVAFVGLENFKEVIKDPHFWNAYKNSFVFMVGAVPLLLILALFIALILNNPKLRFASAYRTLFFIPVVTTASIVGIIMVYIWGSDGAVNYALMKLNLIDQPVNWLSDAKMAMTTVILIYVWKNLGMNMIYWLAGLQSIPKELYEAAKVDGAGHVKTFFYITLPQLIPIGVVILLLNVAGSLKVFDLIKTMTDGGPFFATDVVSTYIYRYAFSSEMGLPRLGYASAAAIFFTLTIVFIGIAQAIIKRPFKQNAKGME
- a CDS encoding carbohydrate ABC transporter permease, encoding MSKLSKIVTHTTLIAVLFIWIYPFLWMVSASFKSDSEFFSKGLSLIPETFNLSNFTRAWDAGNFDRYFINSVIITVAVIVIVLFITATCGYALGRYSFPGKKIFMAILGASIFFPLEFSIIPIFQLIKEMGLMNSLLGIILAESGGGHVLFVLLFASFFRAVPKELEEASIIDGCNFFQTFIHVIMPLSKPIIGSVIIMQFVWTWNSFLLPLVLTLSTPELSTLAVGLYTLRGENIVDWTGIAAGGTIALIPIIIIFLFLQRYFVDGIAGAVKG
- a CDS encoding sulfatase family protein, translated to MRVLFLDLDSTTPSHLGCYGYHRNTSPNIDRIANEGIRFTNYYTSDAPCLPSRTALMTGKLGIHSGVVGHGGTAADVRHEGVDRQFKDTLATQSFPALFRSLGMKTTLISPFAERHSAWTFYAGFNEMHNTGKSGMESGEEVTPVVLNWLEQNGHKDNWMLYVNYWDPHTPYRAPEDFGNPFNNESLPSWLTEEVLENHKQKVGPHSVNEINMFNNQTKPEYPRYPGEIRDMDEMRKMIDGYDCGVRHMDNQIGMIFELLEKQGVMEEVIIIISADHGENMGELGIYGEHGTADQGTCNIPMIIRWPGYQKGQVDNELHYHLDLLPTIAEMVDKDPAPNWDGKSFANTIKNGKKNGREFLVVSQCAHVCQRSVRFDDWLYVRTYHDGYHLFDKEMLFNLIEDPHEQHNIASERPDVCKDAVYYLNEWHDEMMATSSSDIDPMRTVMIEGGPYHAKGALKNYTKWLIESGRGYAVPELEKRHPKEFV